GATATCCGAATCGCGGCAAAACGTTCAGTCTTTGCGCAAGTGGAAGTGCAGAGAGGAATTTTCCCGTTCGCCGGAGGAACACTGCGTTGGCCAGCGCAGTGCGGTTGGGGAAACGCAATGAAATACATTCTCACCGGAGAACCTTTCGAAGCGGAAGAAGCCCTCCGCATCGGCCTAATCCAAGAAATCGTAGAAAAAAACGAACTCGTCTCCAGGGGGATTCAACTCGCGGAAATGATCGCGGCCCAAGCTCCTCTCGGAGTTTTTGCGACGCTCAAATCCGCTCTGGATTCGGTTCAGTTCGGAGAATCGAAAGCCGCAGAAGATCTTTTTCCCCAGTTGCTCTCCTTGATGGAGACAAAGGACGCGGAAGAAGGGCTCGCCTCTTTTGTGGAAAAGAGGAAGGCAGTATTTCAAGGGATTTGAATATTCTTTTTATTTAATTTAATAAAACGATTTTTTATTTGGAGTCCGGCATCGTTCTACCATAAGAATTCAATCGTTTCTAAAGCGAATATTTTCCTTCAGGATCGGAAAAATGAAATCTGTCCAAGGCAAAGAAACTCCGGGGATTCGAAGCGGAGAATTCCACAGGCGCCGAAACCATTTTTTCGATTCGGAAGCGGCCCACAATAAAGAACAAAGGTGAATTATGAAACGAATCGTATTCAAAAAAAAGAATGTTTTAGAATGGGAAGAAATTCCGGAACCGACAATCCAAGGGAAAAATCAGGCCATCGTAAAACCCCTCGCCGTCTCGCGTTGTGATCTGGATATTCCGATCGTCAACGGAGACACGTTGATGCGTCCGGGAATTCCGATCGGACACGAATTTGTGGGAGTCATCGAGGAGACAAGCCCGGAGATCGAAAACCAATTTCCAAAAGGAACCAAGGTGATCATCCCGTTTCAGATTTCCTGCGGGCTTTGTCCCGAATGTAAGGATGGACATTCAAAAGCCTGCAATTCCGTTCCTTTCGCGAGTTTTTACGGAATGGGTCCCGGAGCAAAACAGTTCGGCGGGGCACTCGCAGAAAGAATTTGGGTTCCGTTTGCGACTCAGATGCTCATACCGATGCCTTCCACGGCGGATACGATCGCTCTCGCGGCCATCAGTGACAACATGGTCGAAGCCTGGAAGCTCGTCGGTCAGTGGTTGGAAAAAAAACCGAACACTCCCGTGATGGTCTTGGGCGGTTCCGCTTCCAGCATCGCATTGTATTCCGCTTCTCTTGCCGTCGGAATGGGCGCTTCTGAAGTTCTCTACATCGACAACGACGAGGAAAGGCTCAAGATCGCCAACGATCTGGGTGCGACGGTCGCTCCGTATTCTTCTCTTCCCAAAGCTT
This window of the Leptospira stimsonii genome carries:
- a CDS encoding crotonase/enoyl-CoA hydratase family protein, coding for MSELILAEKKGPILHIIFNRPEERNAFNVEMLFALSRAYDQMEADPTIRVGLVYANGKQFTLGLELTDVAEFLKKEKRFPLPEESINPWGTTGRRRTKPVVVAVHGMCITLGIELLLASDIRIAAKRSVFAQVEVQRGIFPFAGGTLRWPAQCGWGNAMKYILTGEPFEAEEALRIGLIQEIVEKNELVSRGIQLAEMIAAQAPLGVFATLKSALDSVQFGESKAAEDLFPQLLSLMETKDAEEGLASFVEKRKAVFQGI
- a CDS encoding zinc-dependent alcohol dehydrogenase, which encodes MKRIVFKKKNVLEWEEIPEPTIQGKNQAIVKPLAVSRCDLDIPIVNGDTLMRPGIPIGHEFVGVIEETSPEIENQFPKGTKVIIPFQISCGLCPECKDGHSKACNSVPFASFYGMGPGAKQFGGALAERIWVPFATQMLIPMPSTADTIALAAISDNMVEAWKLVGQWLEKKPNTPVMVLGGSASSIALYSASLAVGMGASEVLYIDNDEERLKIANDLGATVAPYSSLPKAWSKKFPLIADCHGLKEGWDFCLRSLSTEGIYGCASVHWTNKLEIPYLELYNTGATLKIGRVDSREFIPKMLEKIEEKKILPEKVVTKTCSFEEAIHAWSEPAVKLVVNMNL